The Ranitomeya imitator isolate aRanImi1 chromosome 3, aRanImi1.pri, whole genome shotgun sequence genome has a window encoding:
- the SLITRK5 gene encoding SLIT and NTRK-like protein 5 gives MYHCCSAVTFDQDLNKKMQMWILQTIAFAVTSLVLSWAETIESYGEVCDNCPCEERDGILSVNCENRGIISLSEITPPRFSIYHLFLFGNLLNRLYFNEFVNYSGASILHLGNNDIQEIETGSFHGLQGLKRLHLNNNKLELLKNDTFLGLESLEYLQVDYNYIISIEPNAFSRLHTLQVLILNDNLLSTLPTNLFRFVPLTHLDLRGNRLKVLPFVGLLEHMDKVVELQLEENPWNCSCELIALKDWLYSISYSALVGDVVCETPFRLYGRDLDEISKQELCPRKLIPSYEMRPPIPRSTNEYFHTTPASVNSGATISSSVYKNPTKPKSTRQPNKSRVRATSHHPPKENGYIAYQTKSPVPLECPTNCTCNLQISNLGLNVNCQERKIQSISDLHPKPYNPKKMYLTGNYITLVRRSDFIDSTGLDLLHLGNNRISAIQDRAFGDLTNLRRLYLNGNSIEKLTPDLFYGLQSLQYLFLQYNAIKVIEPRTFEPVPNLHLLFLNNNLLKYLPSNIFSGLNLSRLNLRSNNFSHLTVSGVLDQLKSLVQIDLHENPWDCTCDVVGMKLWLEQLSVGVLVDDVICKNPKKFAMKEMRLIKSDLLCPDYSDIIVPTSTPSEEQPPESTTTLIYPIKFNNVSSSVPLSVLILSLLLVFIMSVFVAAGLFVLVMKRRKKNQNEPASTNNSDVSSFNMQYSVYSNRPLPKVKTPAGHVYEYIPHPLGHMCKNPIYRSREGNSVDDYKDLHELKVTYRNHLEEERESNLRNPSYSVSTIEPRVELSPVQDTDRVYRGILEPDKGPSPGNNVEYKYSNPPAFTYTPKYEAKRQFLHPDRLREAVLYSTPSTVYVEPNRNEYLELKAKLNVEPDYLEVLEKQTTFSQF, from the coding sequence ATGTACCATTGCTGCTCTGCAGTCACGTTTGACCAGGACTTAAACAAGAAAATGCAGATGTGGATCCTCCAGACGATCGCATTTGCTGTAACATCCCTGGTTCTCTCTTGGGCAGAAACAATAGAATCGTATGGAGAGGTGTGTGACAATTGTCCTTGTGAGGAGCGAGATGGCATATTATCGGTGAATTGTGAGAACAGGGGGATCATTAGCCTCTCGGAGATCACCCCTCCACGTTTCTCCATCTATCATCTCTTCTTGTTTGGAAATCTCTTAAATCGCCTGTACTTTAATGAATTTGTCAACTACAGCGGGGCTTCTATATTGCATCTTGGTAACAACGACATTCAGGAGATTGAAACTGGGTCATTTCACGGACTTCAGGGTCTAAAGAGGCTGCATCTGAATAATAACAAGTTGGAACTTCTTAAGAACGATACCTTTCTTGGCCTGGAGAGTCTGGAGTATTTGCAAGTCGATTATAATTATATCATCTCCATTGAGCCTAAtgctttcagtaggcttcacactcTGCAAGTCCTAATATTAAATGACAACCTTTTGTCCACTTTGCCTACCAATCTCTTTCGTTTTGTACCTTTAACACACCTGGACCTGAGAGGAAATAGACTCAAAGTTCTTCCTTTTGTGGGTCTTCTGGAACACATGGATAAGGTGGTGGAACTGCAACTAGAGGAAAATCCATGGAATTGTTCTTGTGAGTTGATTGCATTGAAGGATTGGCTCTATAGCATTTCTTACTCTGCTCTAGTTGGTGATGTGGTTTGTGAGACCCCTTTTAGGTTATATGGAAGAGATCTGGATGAAATTTCCAAACAGGAATTATGCCCCAGGAAATTGATTCCTTCCTATGAAATGCGACCACCAATTCCCAGGAGTACAAATGAGTACTTCCACACTACCCCAGCCTCAGTTAATTCTGGTGCCACTATATCTTCCTCTGTTTACAAGAACCCAACAAAACCTAAAAGCACACGGCAACCTAACAAATCCAGAGTAAGAGCCACATCCCACCACCCTCCCAAAGAAAATGGATACATTGCTTATCAGACCAAATCCCCAGTGCCTTTGGAGTGTCCTACAAACTGTACGTGTAACCTACAGATCTCCAATCTGGGACTTAATGTCAACTGTCAGGAGAGAAAGATACAGAGTATCTCCGACCTACACCCTAAACCTTACAACCCCAAAAAGATGTATCTCACAGGTAATTATATTACTTTGGTCCGTAGGTCTGATTTTATTGACTCCACTGGATTGGACCTCCTGCATCTTGGGAACAATCGGATATCAGCTATCCAAGACAGAGCCTTTGGGGATTTGACTAATTTACGTAGACTATACTTAAATGGCAATTCAATTGAAAAGCTGACACCAGACTTGTTTTATGGTCTTCAAAGCCTTCAATATCTTTTCCTACAATATAATGCTATTAAAGTTATCGAACCTAGAACATTTGAGCCCGTTCCCAATCTCCACCTTTTATTCCTCAATAATAATCTCCTGAAATACTTACCTAGCAACATTTTCTCTGGATTGAATCTATCAAGGCTAAACCTGAGAAGTAATAATTTTTCACACTTGACAGTGAGTGGCGTGTTAGACCAGCTTAAATCCTTAGTGCAGATAGACCTCCATGAGAACCCCTGGGATTGTACATGTGATGTGGTGGGGATGAAGCTATGGCTGGAGCAGCTCAGTGTTGGGGTCCTGGTGGATGATGTCATCTGTAAAAACCCTAAAAAATTTGCAATGAAGGAAATGAGACTGATCAAGTCTGATCTCCTTTGCCCAGACTACTCTGACATTATAGTTCCCACATCTACACCATCAGAGGAGCAGCCTCCAGAGAGCACCACCACCTTAATTTATCCCATTAAATTCAACAACGTGTCGAGCTCAGTGCCCTTGTCTGTGCTCATACTGAGCCTGCTCTTGGTTTTCATTATGTCTGTGTTTGTGGCTGCAGGGCTCTTCGTCCTTGTGATGAAACGAAGGAAAAAGAATCAGAACGAGCCAGCCAGCACAAATAACTCAGACGTAAGCTCATTCAACATGCAGTATAGTGTGTACAGCAACAGACCTCTGCCTAAAGTGAAGACCCCAGCTGGCCATGTCTATGAGTATATCCCCCACCCATTAGGTCACATGTGCAAAAACCCTATCTATAGGTCTAGGGAGGGCAATTCCGTTGATGATTACAAGGATCTCCATGAACTTAAAGTCACCTACAGGAATCATCTAGAAGAGGAAAGGGAGAGTAATCTGAGGAACCCAAGCTACAGCGTCAGCACTATTGAGCCCAGGGTGGAGCTTTCTCCTGTGCAAGATACAGATCGTGTATATAGAGGGATCCTAGAACCTGATAAGGGACCTTCCCCTGGGAATAACGTCGAGTATAAATATAGCAACCCCCCTGCTTTTACTTATACGCCTAAATATGAAGCAAAGCGTCAATTCTTGCATCCGGACAGGTTAAGAGAAGCAGTGCTATATAGCACACCCAGTACTGTCTATGTGGAACCTAACAGGAACGAATACCTGGAATTAAAAGCAAAACTTAACGTTGAGCCGGACTACCTCGAAGTGCTGGAGAAACAGACAACATTCAGCCAGTTCTAG